In Amphiura filiformis chromosome 1, Afil_fr2py, whole genome shotgun sequence, the following are encoded in one genomic region:
- the LOC140156946 gene encoding L-proline trans-4-hydroxylase-like codes for MLGPKELSVLIPALESDDGLRKHSFGLDDGEGSFSKVCLWRQPGNDITGMIFRARKMVDTAEELLGGEVYHYHTKLMMKEARTGGSTAWHQDYGSWYKNGCLYPDMLTVLVAVDKCDKENGCLQVIEGSHKMGRFDTIKVGGQTACDPERIDQAAKLLKLVYVDMEPGDALFINCTLLHKSDQNKSPRRRWMLISAYNKATNNPVKDHHLPKYSPLMKVPNEAILACGNKTDMRGKDFLDPMEDKTIHHPKKLAVM; via the exons ATGTTAGGGCCTAAAGAACTCTCAGTGCTAATACCAGCATTAGAAAGTGACGATGGTTTGCGAAAGCATTCGTTTGGCCTTGACGATGGTGAAGGATCATTCAGTAAAGTCTGCCTATGGAGACAACCCGGCAATGACATCACTGGCATGATATTTAGAGCAAGAAAAATGGTAGACACAGCGGAAGAA CTCCTAGGTGGAGAGGTTTATCACTACCACACCAAACTAATGATGAAAGAAGCACGCACGGGAGGAAGTACTGCTTGGCATCAGGATTATGG TTCTTGGTATAAGAATGGATGTCTGTATCCTGACATGCTAACTGTTTTGGTTGCTGTTGATAAATGTGATAAAGAAAATGGCTGTCTTCAGGT TATTGAAGGATCCCACAAAATGGGGCGTTTTGACACCATAAAGGTCGGAGGTCAGACAGCTTGTGACCCGGAAAGAATTGATCAAGCAGCCAAATTACTGAAACTGGTGTATGTCGACATGGAACCTGGAGATGCGCTGTTCATTAATTG CACCCTTTTGCACAAGAGTGATCAAAATAAGAGTCCCAGAAGACGCTGGATGCTTATCAGTGCATACAACAAAGCAACTAATAATCCAGTGAAGGATCATCATCTTCCGAAGTACAGTCCATTGATGAAG GTTCCTAATGAAGCTATTTTGGCATGTGGCAACAAGACTGACATGCGTGGTAAAGATTTCCTGGATCCAATGGAAGACAAGACGATACATCATCCTAAAAAACTTGCAGTTATGTGA